A window of the Euzebya pacifica genome harbors these coding sequences:
- a CDS encoding DoxX family protein: MNAALWTIQIVLGLAFLAAGAMKATKSPAELKESAGESMAWTDDLSAGQVRTIGILEVLGGLGLILPPAVDVLPILVPIAASGLVLTMLGAIVVHVRRKEYLPSVVVNLVLGGLALVVAIGRFGPQAF; the protein is encoded by the coding sequence GCCCTCTGGACCATCCAGATCGTCCTCGGACTCGCCTTCCTCGCCGCTGGCGCGATGAAGGCGACCAAGTCGCCCGCCGAGCTGAAGGAGAGTGCAGGCGAGTCCATGGCCTGGACCGACGACCTGTCGGCCGGACAGGTCCGGACCATCGGCATCCTCGAGGTGCTGGGTGGCCTCGGCCTGATCCTTCCGCCCGCCGTCGACGTGCTCCCGATCCTCGTGCCGATCGCGGCATCAGGCCTTGTGCTGACGATGCTCGGCGCGATCGTCGTGCACGTTCGCCGCAAGGAGTACCTGCCGTCGGTCGTGGTCAACCTCGTGCTGGGTGGCCTTGCCCTCGTGGTCGCCATCGGCCGCTTCGGCCCGCAGGCGTTCTGA
- a CDS encoding PhzF family phenazine biosynthesis protein, which produces MQRRFAQVDVFSAVPFLGNPVAVVLDGEGLTTEEMQSITRWTNLSEATFLLPPTTSAADYRVRIFTQSRELPFAGHPTLGSCRAWLDAGGTPAGTDIVQECGVGLVPIRRDGELLAFAAPPTTRSGPVSEEDLAYVCDVLRLDRSVVVDAAWTDNGPGWVSLLLSSAEAVLDVTPRVALDRETDIGLVGFHPPGGDVAVEVRGLFTDDQHVLREDPVTGSLNAAVAQWLIAGGRAEAPWVAAQGAVLGRAGQVHVSMDADDQVWVGGATTVVVSGTIEA; this is translated from the coding sequence ATGCAACGTCGCTTCGCCCAGGTCGATGTGTTCTCCGCCGTGCCGTTCCTCGGCAACCCCGTCGCCGTCGTTCTCGACGGTGAGGGCCTGACCACGGAGGAGATGCAGTCGATCACCCGCTGGACGAACCTGTCGGAGGCCACGTTCCTGCTGCCGCCGACCACGTCGGCGGCCGACTACCGGGTGCGGATCTTCACCCAGAGCCGCGAGCTGCCGTTCGCTGGCCATCCCACCCTCGGGTCCTGCCGTGCGTGGCTGGACGCCGGCGGCACCCCGGCCGGTACCGACATCGTGCAGGAGTGCGGCGTCGGGTTGGTGCCCATCCGGCGCGACGGCGAGCTGCTGGCGTTCGCCGCGCCACCGACCACCCGGTCGGGCCCGGTGTCGGAGGAGGACCTGGCCTACGTCTGCGACGTCCTGCGCCTCGACCGGTCGGTAGTCGTGGATGCGGCGTGGACCGACAACGGCCCCGGCTGGGTGTCGCTGCTGCTGTCCTCGGCCGAGGCGGTGCTGGACGTGACGCCGCGGGTCGCGCTGGACCGCGAGACCGACATCGGGCTGGTCGGATTCCACCCGCCCGGTGGCGACGTGGCGGTCGAGGTCCGCGGGTTGTTCACCGACGACCAGCACGTGCTGCGGGAGGACCCGGTGACCGGGTCGCTCAACGCGGCGGTGGCGCAGTGGTTGATCGCTGGTGGCCGGGCCGAGGCGCCGTGGGTCGCCGCCCAGGGTGCGGTGCTCGGCCGGGCCGGTCAGGTGCACGTGTCGATGGATGCCGATGACCAGGTGTGGGTCGGCGGCGCCACGACGGTCGTCGTGTCCGGCACGATCGAGGCCTGA
- a CDS encoding ABA4-like family protein encodes MSAPPRQPRPWHPRPWQAWHRHTWTLANTSTAPVWLAMIVLPRATLTRRLVRAAVPLQAALGLGYVGLIGRGIALGGERVDFTDGESVARGMANPEGMLAGWMHYLAFDLFVGEWIHRTALEEGINARLALLLTWWAGPAGLTCFLWQRRRAGRLAA; translated from the coding sequence GTGAGCGCTCCTCCCCGGCAACCCCGTCCGTGGCACCCCCGTCCGTGGCAAGCGTGGCACCGCCACACGTGGACGTTGGCGAACACCTCGACTGCGCCGGTGTGGCTGGCCATGATCGTCCTCCCGCGGGCCACCCTGACCCGCAGGTTGGTTCGGGCGGCCGTGCCGCTGCAGGCGGCACTCGGCCTGGGCTACGTCGGCCTGATCGGTCGCGGCATCGCGCTGGGCGGCGAACGGGTGGACTTCACCGACGGCGAGTCGGTGGCCCGTGGCATGGCCAACCCGGAGGGCATGCTGGCCGGCTGGATGCACTACCTGGCCTTCGACCTGTTCGTCGGGGAGTGGATCCACCGGACTGCGCTGGAGGAGGGCATCAACGCCCGTCTGGCGTTGCTGCTGACCTGGTGGGCCGGGCCGGCGGGGTTGACCTGCTTCCTGTGGCAGCGGCGTCGCGCCGGACGTCTGGCCGCCTGA
- a CDS encoding SRPBCC family protein: protein MPSVEARVVVPVTPDVAFAVSQTTGETRLRWDPFIRRQHFLDGAERPAVGVRTRTVHRLGLAMTSEYVSFNPPTNVGMRMVDGSWFFEKFAGGWQFRPAEDRPGHTVATWRYTFATRPDWLAPLADRIGVWLLGRDIRRRLDAFARGCTDPVVLSAVEAP from the coding sequence ATGCCGTCAGTCGAGGCCCGCGTGGTCGTCCCCGTCACCCCCGATGTGGCGTTCGCCGTGTCGCAGACCACCGGCGAGACCCGGTTGCGCTGGGATCCGTTCATCCGCCGACAACACTTTCTCGACGGGGCCGAGCGCCCCGCGGTCGGGGTGCGCACCCGGACGGTCCACCGCTTGGGCCTGGCGATGACCAGCGAGTACGTCTCGTTCAACCCGCCCACCAACGTCGGAATGCGGATGGTCGACGGGTCGTGGTTCTTCGAGAAGTTCGCCGGCGGCTGGCAGTTCCGCCCGGCCGAGGACCGTCCCGGTCACACGGTGGCGACCTGGCGCTACACCTTCGCGACCCGACCGGACTGGCTGGCGCCGTTGGCCGACCGGATCGGCGTCTGGCTGCTCGGACGCGACATCCGCCGTCGGCTGGATGCGTTCGCACGAGGCTGCACCGACCCGGTGGTCCTTTCCGCCGTGGAGGCCCCGTGA
- a CDS encoding alpha/beta fold hydrolase, with protein sequence MATAAAAGATAWLTAHATAPAVRGWSAPNRRDVGDGPLHATATALGDGPVVVALHGITASGRSFGAAFDDLPFVALDVLGFGGSMDADTEGYTRQHHLDALTTTLRGIGVLGRPLVLVGHSMGAVLALHAASRLPGVMGVVAMSAPLYDDEEEGLDRIARTDRLAGLLTTGDLAERVCTWMCNHRTAAGILWPLLAPEWPWPIAADGVLHTWPAYRGSLQSLVLDSGWRDAMDRLAESGVPVLLINGADDPVQVPARAMGLATHPTVALVEVDGAGHELPLSHGAECARAIEARLDRWARTDRT encoded by the coding sequence ATGGCCACCGCTGCCGCTGCCGGTGCGACCGCGTGGCTGACCGCGCATGCCACCGCACCGGCCGTTCGAGGATGGTCCGCCCCGAACCGTCGCGACGTCGGCGACGGGCCGCTGCACGCGACGGCGACAGCCCTCGGGGACGGCCCCGTGGTCGTCGCCCTGCACGGCATCACCGCCTCGGGACGCTCGTTCGGTGCGGCCTTCGACGACCTCCCGTTCGTGGCGCTGGACGTGCTCGGCTTCGGCGGCTCCATGGACGCCGACACCGAGGGCTACACCCGCCAGCACCACCTGGACGCCCTCACCACAACTCTCCGCGGCATCGGGGTGCTGGGCCGGCCGTTGGTGCTCGTCGGCCACTCGATGGGCGCCGTCCTGGCCCTGCACGCTGCCTCCCGCCTGCCGGGCGTCATGGGCGTCGTCGCGATGTCCGCCCCCCTCTACGACGACGAGGAGGAGGGGCTGGATCGCATCGCCCGGACCGATCGCTTGGCCGGGCTCCTCACGACGGGCGACCTGGCCGAACGCGTGTGCACCTGGATGTGCAACCACCGGACGGCGGCCGGAATCCTGTGGCCGCTGCTGGCGCCGGAGTGGCCGTGGCCGATCGCCGCCGACGGCGTCCTCCACACGTGGCCGGCCTATCGGGGCAGCCTGCAGTCCCTCGTGCTGGACAGCGGCTGGCGGGACGCCATGGACCGCCTCGCCGAGTCCGGCGTACCCGTCCTGCTGATCAACGGCGCTGACGACCCGGTCCAGGTACCTGCTCGCGCCATGGGGCTGGCCACCCACCCGACCGTGGCGCTGGTCGAGGTGGACGGAGCCGGTCACGAGCTGCCGCTGTCGCATGGCGCCGAGTGCGCCCGCGCGATCGAGGCGCGCCTGGACCGGTGGGCCCGGACCGACCGAACCTGA
- a CDS encoding alpha/beta fold hydrolase has protein sequence MSSMPAGISLHITETPRLRMRWASAGSVEGTPVVLVHGNLATCRFYDDQLTACPDGYRFIAPDMRGFGGSEKLAIDATRGLRDWADDTMGLLDTIGIDGPAHFVGWSTGGGAIMQILIDHPDRVASLTLIDPVSPYGFGGTHRDGSPCTPDHAGTGGGAGNPEFVAQMTAGNTGTDSPFAIRNVMRTSYWSPAYSMPEAQENMLVEEVLSSLMGEEGYPGDATPSEHWPGFAPGTTGILNALSPKYLNTAGIVDVDPKPPIMWHHGTADVVINDGSAWDPALLGQQGIIPDWPGEDAYPVQQMVSQTRDVLDAYAANGGSYEEVVHPDAGHGPHLDHTEEFNARFLAFIRAAS, from the coding sequence ATGTCGTCCATGCCTGCCGGGATCAGCCTGCACATCACCGAAACGCCACGCCTGCGCATGCGGTGGGCATCCGCGGGGTCGGTCGAGGGCACACCGGTCGTCCTCGTGCACGGGAACCTGGCGACGTGCCGCTTCTACGACGATCAGCTGACGGCCTGCCCAGACGGGTACCGCTTCATCGCGCCGGACATGCGCGGGTTCGGCGGTTCGGAGAAGCTCGCCATCGACGCCACCCGGGGACTCCGCGACTGGGCCGATGACACCATGGGCCTGCTGGACACGATCGGCATCGACGGGCCGGCGCATTTCGTCGGCTGGTCCACGGGTGGCGGCGCGATCATGCAGATCCTGATCGACCACCCCGACCGGGTGGCCTCCCTCACCCTCATCGATCCCGTGTCCCCGTACGGGTTCGGGGGGACCCACCGCGACGGCAGCCCCTGCACGCCGGACCACGCCGGCACCGGTGGTGGGGCCGGGAACCCGGAGTTCGTCGCCCAGATGACCGCCGGCAACACCGGCACCGACTCGCCGTTCGCGATCCGCAACGTCATGCGGACGTCCTACTGGTCTCCGGCCTACTCCATGCCCGAGGCGCAGGAGAACATGCTCGTGGAGGAGGTCCTGTCCTCGCTGATGGGTGAGGAGGGCTACCCCGGTGACGCCACCCCGAGCGAGCACTGGCCGGGCTTCGCGCCGGGGACGACGGGCATCCTCAACGCGCTGTCGCCCAAGTACCTGAACACCGCCGGGATCGTCGACGTCGACCCGAAGCCGCCGATCATGTGGCACCACGGCACCGCCGACGTGGTCATCAACGACGGGTCGGCATGGGACCCGGCGCTGCTGGGCCAGCAGGGCATCATCCCGGACTGGCCGGGTGAGGACGCCTATCCGGTGCAGCAGATGGTCAGCCAGACCCGCGACGTCCTCGACGCCTACGCCGCCAACGGCGGGTCCTACGAGGAAGTCGTCCACCCCGACGCAGGGCACGGGCCGCACCTGGACCACACCGAGGAGTTCAACGCGCGGTTCCTGGCCTTCATCCGCGCCGCGAGCTGA
- a CDS encoding glycosyltransferase family 4 protein, protein MSTLPMPSSAPTVHSSASHTRVRSVSRPRSKAPTHGVLLDDVGPSWPRVLVHPAGHPLVRRLHGRIARIIQPHGDDDRFADGDWIHTHSLEWDVVHLMLGRDTPVPFRSVEQMTSALRAHRECAVPTVVTVLDLHVDGVPVLESLEANAHLISRVTTLTKGAADRIADATGIRPVVIPHGPVLNHHDLSLARRWRRHVRLLPTDAAPVLVCATDPSEDLDVDRLVAAADRITAGRPLRLLVTPDRAHPLAGGDPQRVERVVMERADDLTIAREMARAEVVVVPLRSGSHSRVVELAADVGVPIVASAVGHLADQAPVRTVPVGPEGIDLDALGKALRRPFGFTTRSPQCQRERAEHAFVAGWSDLYSRVRMGHTVVRSAAPCAPRPHEGQ, encoded by the coding sequence GTGTCCACCTTGCCCATGCCGTCATCCGCGCCGACCGTCCACTCGTCCGCGTCGCACACCCGCGTGCGCTCCGTGTCGCGGCCGCGGTCGAAGGCGCCGACGCATGGGGTCCTCCTCGACGACGTCGGCCCGTCCTGGCCGCGTGTCCTCGTCCATCCTGCGGGACATCCGTTGGTCCGGCGCCTCCACGGTCGGATCGCCCGCATCATCCAGCCACACGGGGACGACGACCGGTTCGCCGACGGGGACTGGATCCACACCCACAGCCTCGAGTGGGACGTCGTCCACCTGATGCTGGGACGCGACACGCCCGTGCCGTTCCGGTCCGTCGAGCAGATGACCAGCGCGCTCCGCGCCCATCGGGAGTGCGCCGTCCCGACGGTCGTGACCGTCCTCGACCTGCACGTCGACGGGGTTCCCGTGCTGGAGTCGCTGGAAGCGAACGCGCACCTCATCAGCCGCGTGACGACCCTCACCAAGGGGGCCGCCGACCGGATCGCCGACGCGACCGGCATCCGACCGGTCGTCATCCCGCACGGCCCAGTGCTGAACCACCACGACCTCTCCCTCGCCCGCCGCTGGCGACGCCACGTGCGGCTGTTGCCGACGGACGCCGCACCCGTGCTGGTGTGCGCGACCGACCCGTCGGAGGACCTCGACGTGGATCGGCTGGTCGCCGCGGCCGACCGGATCACGGCTGGGCGTCCGCTGCGGTTGCTCGTCACACCGGATCGAGCCCACCCGCTCGCGGGTGGCGACCCCCAACGCGTCGAACGCGTCGTCATGGAGCGAGCCGACGACCTGACGATCGCGAGGGAGATGGCCCGGGCCGAGGTCGTGGTCGTCCCCCTGCGTTCCGGCAGCCACAGTCGGGTGGTGGAGCTGGCCGCCGATGTCGGCGTCCCGATCGTCGCCAGCGCCGTGGGCCACCTCGCCGACCAGGCGCCGGTACGCACCGTGCCGGTCGGTCCCGAGGGCATCGACCTCGACGCGTTGGGCAAGGCGCTGCGTCGGCCCTTCGGGTTCACCACGCGCAGCCCCCAGTGCCAGCGCGAACGGGCCGAGCACGCGTTCGTGGCGGGCTGGAGCGACCTGTACTCCCGAGTCCGGATGGGGCACACGGTGGTCCGATCCGCCGCCCCGTGCGCACCGAGGCCCCACGAAGGCCAGTGA
- a CDS encoding sigma-70 family RNA polymerase sigma factor, with product MAEAVLTACEGLVRSRVRRLGSTHADPEDLAQVGRMGVWKALTRFDPDREVAFTTYAVRTIDGELKRHLRDRTWDTHVPRGAKARMVRVGRANAHLREHGEEVTVDALARESGLEVEEVLDGLVAAAARSSDRLDAPIGQHGRSLLDVLPEPTAEDVDLRMDVLDRIAQLPGPQRTAMTLAYYQDLRQHEIAAHLGCSQMQVSRLLKRGRAALAEHLTR from the coding sequence GTGGCCGAAGCGGTGCTGACCGCGTGCGAGGGCCTCGTCCGGTCACGCGTTCGCCGGCTCGGTTCGACCCATGCCGATCCCGAGGACCTCGCACAGGTCGGACGCATGGGGGTGTGGAAGGCCCTGACGCGGTTCGATCCGGATCGTGAGGTGGCGTTCACCACCTACGCCGTGCGGACCATCGACGGTGAGCTCAAGCGCCATCTGCGGGACCGCACATGGGACACCCATGTGCCCCGAGGAGCCAAGGCGCGGATGGTCCGGGTCGGTCGCGCCAACGCCCATCTCCGGGAACACGGCGAGGAAGTCACCGTCGACGCGCTGGCGCGCGAGTCCGGCCTCGAGGTCGAGGAGGTCCTGGACGGGCTGGTGGCGGCGGCCGCCCGGTCGTCGGATCGGCTCGACGCCCCGATCGGCCAGCACGGACGGTCCTTGCTGGACGTGCTGCCCGAACCGACCGCGGAGGACGTCGACCTGCGCATGGACGTGCTCGACCGGATCGCCCAGCTGCCGGGCCCGCAGCGGACGGCGATGACCCTGGCCTACTACCAGGACCTGCGGCAGCACGAGATCGCCGCGCACCTGGGCTGCAGCCAGATGCAGGTCTCGCGACTGCTCAAGCGCGGACGTGCGGCCCTGGCCGAACACCTCACCCGGTAG
- a CDS encoding magnesium and cobalt transport protein CorA, translated as MSSRPMIVDFQIVEADGDVVMRGDSFDEAMAHRRNGAYVWIRVFDPNPGEVRELATTFGLPELAVEDATTAHQRPKLERYDDTLFVVLKPAMYDDAEESITLGEIDLFVGPDFVISVRHGDVGSLDPASRRLAREPELAAHGPPAVLYAVADDVVDRYVPVIRELERDIDQIERQVFDADEQPPTERIYALVREVLDFQRATFSLLRPMEDLANGRIDGVSTELTHSFRDVADHARQTHERAANFRALLDSALQANLALIGLQENRDQRKISAWAAIALVPTIIGGIWGMNVGGIPLAGTPAGFALLAAIMASVSAYLYWRLRRNDWL; from the coding sequence GTGTCGAGCAGACCCATGATCGTGGACTTCCAGATCGTCGAGGCCGACGGTGACGTCGTCATGCGCGGCGACTCCTTCGACGAGGCGATGGCCCATCGGCGCAACGGGGCCTACGTCTGGATCCGCGTCTTCGACCCCAACCCGGGCGAAGTCCGCGAGCTGGCGACCACGTTCGGCCTGCCCGAGCTCGCCGTGGAGGACGCCACCACCGCCCATCAGCGCCCGAAGCTGGAGCGGTACGACGACACCTTGTTCGTGGTGCTCAAGCCGGCGATGTACGACGACGCCGAGGAATCGATCACCCTGGGCGAGATCGACCTGTTCGTCGGCCCGGACTTCGTCATCAGCGTGCGCCACGGCGACGTCGGCTCGCTGGACCCCGCCAGCCGTCGCCTCGCACGCGAACCCGAACTGGCGGCCCACGGACCGCCCGCGGTCCTCTACGCCGTCGCCGATGACGTGGTCGACCGCTACGTGCCCGTCATCCGCGAGCTGGAACGCGACATCGACCAGATCGAACGGCAGGTGTTCGACGCCGACGAGCAACCGCCGACGGAGCGCATCTACGCGCTGGTCCGCGAGGTGCTGGACTTCCAGCGAGCCACCTTCAGCCTGCTGCGTCCCATGGAGGACCTGGCCAACGGCCGCATCGACGGGGTCTCCACGGAGCTGACCCATTCCTTCAGGGACGTGGCCGACCATGCCCGGCAGACCCACGAACGCGCCGCGAACTTCCGTGCCCTGCTCGACAGCGCGCTGCAGGCCAACCTCGCGTTGATCGGCCTGCAGGAGAACCGCGACCAGCGCAAGATCTCGGCGTGGGCGGCCATCGCGCTGGTGCCCACCATCATCGGAGGCATCTGGGGCATGAACGTCGGGGGGATCCCGCTGGCCGGCACACCCGCCGGATTCGCCCTGCTGGCCGCCATCATGGCGTCGGTCTCGGCCTACCTGTACTGGCGCCTGCGCCGCAACGACTGGCTGTAG
- a CDS encoding cytochrome P450: protein MPARPPLAPGPPANLLVGHLGLALTDHISSSWAKVHASHGDTFGLRMGPPGVGYRLTVTRDPESIGYVLGATSPFDKENHPFFEAFRDLLGTGLFSAYGEDWRWQRRVLQPLFTAKQSASYAGLVRKRAEEFTSRWIDADGPLPLRSEILRLTLMVVTDLLFGQGREDLADRLEAHFPTISAYVIERAFNPLRLPRSTPLPAIRRREAAVAEVYDLVDDVLAGAEATEDSFVGRLREAVDPETGRRFTDAEIRDQVLVFVAAGHDTTATALTMALQLLGLHPEAQARAAAEVDEVGPVDSAEAAGRLAWTTAVIDETMRLYPSAPGTGRQATADTEVDGYFVPKGSNVYTNFWGVHRHPDLWTHPEAFQPQRFVDVPALERPRHTYLPFGSGPRACIGAHTAVLEMQIILSTVLERAEVVATTRDMPVHTAITLAPAVDLPAEFHRR, encoded by the coding sequence ATGCCCGCTCGCCCACCCCTCGCACCGGGACCGCCAGCGAACCTGCTGGTCGGGCACCTCGGCCTGGCCCTGACCGACCACATCTCCTCGTCCTGGGCCAAGGTGCATGCCAGCCACGGCGACACCTTCGGGCTGCGCATGGGCCCGCCCGGCGTCGGTTACCGGCTGACCGTCACGAGGGACCCCGAGTCGATCGGGTACGTGCTGGGGGCGACGTCGCCGTTCGACAAGGAGAACCACCCCTTCTTCGAGGCGTTCCGCGACCTGCTCGGTACTGGCCTGTTCAGCGCCTACGGCGAGGACTGGCGGTGGCAGCGCCGGGTCCTCCAGCCGCTGTTCACCGCCAAGCAGTCCGCGTCCTACGCCGGGCTGGTCCGCAAGCGGGCGGAGGAGTTCACCAGCCGCTGGATCGACGCCGACGGCCCCCTGCCGCTGCGCTCGGAGATCCTCCGCCTGACCCTGATGGTCGTCACCGACCTGCTGTTCGGGCAGGGACGCGAGGACCTGGCCGACCGCCTCGAGGCGCACTTCCCGACCATCTCCGCCTACGTGATCGAGCGGGCCTTCAACCCCCTGCGGCTGCCCCGATCGACCCCGCTGCCGGCCATCCGCCGTCGCGAGGCCGCCGTGGCGGAGGTCTACGACCTGGTCGACGACGTGCTGGCGGGCGCCGAGGCGACGGAGGACAGCTTCGTGGGCCGGCTGCGCGAGGCCGTCGACCCCGAGACCGGCCGGCGGTTCACCGATGCGGAGATCCGCGACCAGGTGCTGGTGTTCGTCGCCGCGGGACACGACACGACCGCGACTGCCCTCACGATGGCGCTGCAGCTGCTGGGCCTGCACCCCGAGGCACAGGCCCGGGCGGCGGCGGAGGTCGACGAGGTCGGGCCGGTGGATTCGGCCGAGGCGGCCGGGCGGCTGGCCTGGACCACGGCGGTGATCGACGAGACGATGCGGCTGTACCCCTCCGCACCGGGCACCGGCCGGCAGGCGACGGCGGACACCGAAGTCGACGGCTACTTCGTGCCGAAGGGCTCGAACGTCTACACCAACTTCTGGGGCGTCCATCGCCATCCGGACCTGTGGACCCACCCCGAGGCCTTCCAGCCGCAGCGCTTCGTCGACGTGCCGGCGCTGGAGCGACCACGGCACACCTACCTGCCGTTCGGCTCCGGCCCCCGCGCCTGCATCGGCGCCCACACCGCCGTGCTGGAGATGCAGATCATCCTGTCCACGGTGCTGGAGCGGGCCGAGGTCGTCGCCACGACACGTGACATGCCCGTCCACACGGCCATCACCCTTGCCCCGGCGGTCGACCTGCCCGCCGAGTTCCACCGCCGCTGA
- a CDS encoding Gfo/Idh/MocA family protein, with the protein MTSNAPAEWAELPPLRWGLVGAGGIARSLTLSLAAVPGDVVAVCARNPERTAAFAEAHGIPTPLTDLDEMLADDSIDIVYVATPHSVHEEPVVAALEAGKSVLCEKPLSHGLTSTLRCIDAARASSSTFMEAMWTRFLPAWRAAESWIEAGDIGEVRTLTASMGFPAPTDPTHRLMDPALAGGALLDIGVYVLALTQRILGGDPEDVQVLWEPTATGVDGQASIGMRWADGRMANLSLSLVSDMEGTAVVSGTEGAVAVPSFHRGEEVHLTRRREVIRTERFPHLVNGLEHQVAAITAAVADGAQEVAGMTWADSIEVAALSQRIRDRMGLRYPFDPPT; encoded by the coding sequence ATGACGTCCAACGCCCCCGCCGAATGGGCCGAGCTGCCGCCGCTGCGCTGGGGGCTGGTCGGTGCCGGCGGCATCGCCCGCTCGTTGACCCTGTCCCTGGCCGCCGTCCCCGGTGACGTCGTGGCCGTCTGCGCCCGCAACCCCGAGCGCACGGCCGCCTTCGCCGAGGCGCACGGCATACCCACGCCCCTGACCGACCTCGACGAGATGCTCGCCGACGACTCGATCGACATCGTCTACGTCGCCACCCCGCACTCGGTCCACGAGGAACCGGTCGTTGCCGCCCTCGAGGCCGGCAAGTCGGTGCTCTGCGAGAAGCCGTTGTCCCACGGGCTGACCTCGACCCTGCGGTGCATCGACGCTGCCCGCGCCTCCTCCTCCACCTTCATGGAGGCGATGTGGACCCGGTTCCTGCCGGCATGGCGCGCCGCCGAGTCGTGGATCGAGGCCGGCGACATCGGCGAGGTCCGCACGCTGACGGCAAGCATGGGCTTCCCGGCCCCGACCGACCCGACCCACCGGCTCATGGACCCGGCACTGGCCGGCGGGGCGCTGCTGGACATCGGCGTCTACGTCCTTGCCCTGACCCAGCGGATCCTCGGCGGCGACCCCGAGGACGTCCAGGTCCTGTGGGAGCCGACCGCCACGGGGGTCGACGGGCAGGCCTCGATCGGCATGCGCTGGGCCGACGGCCGGATGGCGAACCTGTCCCTCAGCCTGGTCAGCGACATGGAGGGGACGGCGGTGGTCTCGGGTACCGAGGGCGCGGTCGCCGTGCCGTCGTTCCACCGTGGGGAGGAGGTGCACCTGACCAGGCGTCGCGAGGTCATCCGCACCGAGCGCTTCCCACACCTCGTCAACGGCCTGGAGCACCAGGTGGCCGCGATCACCGCGGCCGTTGCCGATGGCGCCCAGGAGGTGGCGGGCATGACGTGGGCGGACAGCATCGAGGTGGCTGCCCTGTCCCAACGGATCCGCGACCGCATGGGGTTGCGCTACCCCTTCGACCCACCCACCTGA
- a CDS encoding methylated-DNA--[protein]-cysteine S-methyltransferase — protein sequence MGRWHDVVDSPIGPLTVSVVDPGQGVEPELTGVFFQQHRHPVDPAVLGERDAGPIRRVRTQLEEYFAGDRTTFDLPLAPAGTPFQLTVWAALGEIPYGETIDYGELARRIDRPTASRAVGAANGRNPISIVVPCHRVIGSTGTLTGYGGGVERKQALLDLEQRGRRLF from the coding sequence ATGGGACGGTGGCACGACGTGGTGGACAGCCCGATCGGACCGCTGACGGTGTCGGTGGTCGATCCGGGTCAGGGCGTCGAGCCCGAGCTGACCGGCGTGTTCTTCCAGCAGCACCGCCATCCGGTGGATCCCGCGGTCCTGGGTGAACGTGACGCTGGTCCGATCCGTCGGGTCCGCACGCAGCTGGAGGAGTACTTCGCTGGCGACCGCACCACCTTCGACCTGCCCCTGGCCCCGGCTGGCACGCCCTTCCAGCTGACCGTCTGGGCCGCCCTCGGCGAGATCCCCTACGGCGAGACCATCGACTACGGTGAGCTGGCGCGGCGCATCGACCGGCCCACCGCATCGCGTGCGGTCGGGGCGGCCAACGGGCGGAACCCGATCAGCATCGTCGTGCCCTGCCATCGCGTCATCGGGTCGACCGGCACCCTGACCGGGTACGGCGGCGGGGTCGAACGCAAGCAGGCGCTGCTGGACCTCGAGCAGCGTGGGCGGCGGTTGTTCTGA